The proteins below are encoded in one region of Anguilla anguilla isolate fAngAng1 chromosome 3, fAngAng1.pri, whole genome shotgun sequence:
- the pir gene encoding pirin isoform X2: MQIRRVGKVVLSVEQSEGVGARVRRSIGREQLRNLDPFLLLDEFKVIKPGGFPDHPHRGFETVTYLLQGCSAHEDFCGHSGKLHPGDLQWMTAGRGVVHAEMPVSDEPMHGIQLWVNLRASEKLVEPQYQELKSQEVPKPSRSGVTVAVISGEALGVKSKIYTRTPTIYLDFKLEQGAKHIQPVPLGWTTIMYTLSGSVHVGPDDEEKIIEPHHTVVFSDGDHVKFENKTSEVSHFVLIAGEPINEPVFRHGPFVMNTEDEINQAINDYRSGTNGFERAKTWQSTIRYS, from the exons ATGCAAATACGAAGAGTAGGGAAGGTGGTCCTTAGCGTGGAGCAGTCAGAAGGTGTGGGAGCAAGAGTGCGTAGGAGCATTGGCAGAGAACAG CTGAGAAATTTAGACCCATTTTTGTTGTTAGATGAGTTTAAAGTCATCAAGCCAGGAGGATTTCCTGATCACCCACACAGAGGCTTTGAAACT GTTACGTACCTTTTACAAGGATGTTCAGCCCATGAAGACTTCTGTGGCCACAGTGGAAAACTTCATCCTGGAGATCTGCAG TGGATGACAGCGGGCCGGGGGGTGGTCCATGCAGAAATGCCTGTGTCTGATGAGCCCATGCATGGCATACAGCTGTGGGTGAACCTGAGGGCATCAGAGAAGTTGGTGGAGCCCCAGTACCAGGAACTGAAGAGCCAGGAGGTCCCCAAACCCAGCCGGAGTGGAGTCACTGTGGCTGTCATTTCCGGCGAAGCTCTGGGAGTGAAG tCAAAAATCTACACAAGAACTCCAACAATCTACCTTGATTTTAAACTGGAGCAAGGAGCAAAGCACATTCAACCAGTTCCTTTGG gaTGGACCACAATCATGTACACGCTCTCAGGATCTGTTCATGTTG GCCCTGATGATGAGGAGAAAATAATAGAACCGCATCACACTGTGGTTTTTAGTGATGGAGACCAtgtgaaatttgaaaataag aCATCTGAGGTATCCCACTTTGTCCTGATTGCTGGAGAGCCAATCAATGAGCCAGTTTTTCGACATG GTCCTTTTGTTATGAACACAGAAGATGAAATCAACCAAGCAATCAATGACTATAGATCTGGGACCAATGGATTCGAGAGGGCCAAGACATGGCAATCCACCATTCGCTATTCCTGA
- the vegfd gene encoding vascular endothelial growth factor D: MKTRSLMVVQLLVAYCAKLLAQEDRGSHRIGNREKWERDVRSAASLEELLMLTDFPDWKLWKCRLKLKDLESPSHPEYRSSSSSTSTSSSFSSSAGSHRSTRYAAASYSLEILKAIDDEWQKTQCMPREMCVDVAKELGTNTGMFFKPPCVAVFRCNGCCNKEGVTCRNTSTTYVNKTLLTVIPFKQGPEPVLIKVANHTECKCMEPPLIRRHTRPQRRKGCSPVLWVPGSEDSRRLCASGLIWDCMADRCVPYPSVKQDFSYPKMSDCEIDVDHCECIPKNNTRGSIPVT, translated from the exons ATGAAGACACGCTCTCTCATGGTGGTGCAACTGCTGGTGGCTTACTGCGCAAAGCTGCTGGCGCAGGAGGACCGCGGCTCTCACAGA ATAGGGAACCGGGAAAAGTGGGAGAGGGACGTGAGATCTGCTGCCAGTCTGGAGGAGCTGCTGATGCTCACGGACTTCCCGGACTGGAAGCTGTGGAAGTGCCGACTGAAGCTGAAGGACCTGGAGTCACCTTCACACCCAGAGtaccgctcctcctcctcctccacctccacctcgtcctccttctcctcctctgctgGATCACACCGCTCCACACGCTATGCCGCTGCCTCTTACAGCCTGGAGATCCTCAAAG CCATTGACGACGAGTGGCAGAAGACCCAGTGTATGCCCAGGGAGATGTGCGTGGACGTTGCCAAGGAGCTGGGCACTAACACGGGCATGTTCTTCAAGCCGCCCTGTGTCGCTGTGTTTCGGTGCAACGGCTGCTGCAACAAGGAGGGGGTCACGTGCAGAAATACAAGTACTACCTATGTTAATAAAACA CTTCTGACCGTGATACCCTTTAAGCAGGGGCCAGAACCTGTTCTGATAAAGGTGGCCAACCACACAGAGTGTAAATGCATGGAACCACCCCTGATCAGGAGACATACCCGCCCTCAAAGGAGAAAAGG GTGCTCCCCTGTGCTCTGGGTCCCAGGGTCTGAGGATTCTCGGCGACTGTGTGCCAGTGGACTGATCTGGGACTGTATGGCGGATAGATGTGTTCCATATCCTTCCGTTAAACAAG acTTTTCATACCCAAAGATGTCAGATTGTGAGATTGATGTTGACCACTGTGAATGCATTCCCAAAAACAACACCAGAGGCTCTATCCCTGTCACCTAA
- the pir gene encoding pirin isoform X1 produces MQIRRVGKVVLSVEQSEGVGARVRRSIGREQLRNLDPFLLLDEFKVIKPGGFPDHPHRGFETVTYLLQGCSAHEDFCGHSGKLHPGDLQWMTAGRGVVHAEMPVSDEPMHGIQLWVNLRASEKLVEPQYQELKSQEVPKPSRSGVTVAVISGEALGVKSKIYTRTPTIYLDFKLEQGAKHIQPVPLGWTTIMYTLSGSVHVGPDDEEKIIEPHHTVVFSDGDHVKFENKTSEVSHFVLIAGEPINEPVFRHGRTASKGPFVMNTEDEINQAINDYRSGTNGFERAKTWQSTIRYS; encoded by the exons ATGCAAATACGAAGAGTAGGGAAGGTGGTCCTTAGCGTGGAGCAGTCAGAAGGTGTGGGAGCAAGAGTGCGTAGGAGCATTGGCAGAGAACAG CTGAGAAATTTAGACCCATTTTTGTTGTTAGATGAGTTTAAAGTCATCAAGCCAGGAGGATTTCCTGATCACCCACACAGAGGCTTTGAAACT GTTACGTACCTTTTACAAGGATGTTCAGCCCATGAAGACTTCTGTGGCCACAGTGGAAAACTTCATCCTGGAGATCTGCAG TGGATGACAGCGGGCCGGGGGGTGGTCCATGCAGAAATGCCTGTGTCTGATGAGCCCATGCATGGCATACAGCTGTGGGTGAACCTGAGGGCATCAGAGAAGTTGGTGGAGCCCCAGTACCAGGAACTGAAGAGCCAGGAGGTCCCCAAACCCAGCCGGAGTGGAGTCACTGTGGCTGTCATTTCCGGCGAAGCTCTGGGAGTGAAG tCAAAAATCTACACAAGAACTCCAACAATCTACCTTGATTTTAAACTGGAGCAAGGAGCAAAGCACATTCAACCAGTTCCTTTGG gaTGGACCACAATCATGTACACGCTCTCAGGATCTGTTCATGTTG GCCCTGATGATGAGGAGAAAATAATAGAACCGCATCACACTGTGGTTTTTAGTGATGGAGACCAtgtgaaatttgaaaataag aCATCTGAGGTATCCCACTTTGTCCTGATTGCTGGAGAGCCAATCAATGAGCCAGTTTTTCGACATGGTAGGACTGCATCCAAAG GTCCTTTTGTTATGAACACAGAAGATGAAATCAACCAAGCAATCAATGACTATAGATCTGGGACCAATGGATTCGAGAGGGCCAAGACATGGCAATCCACCATTCGCTATTCCTGA